TGCATCTATCTCTCTATTTCCAAGTCAACACCATAACGCTTTCCAATTGAAATAATTGTGATTTGTTAAATTTAGTTAACCTTAATGCGAATATTGAAGTACTTATGTTAACCGCTTCAAGCTAGTTAAAGCAAGGGATTAGTTAGTTTCTAGAGAAACTCAATGAGCTCTGCTCACCATGACACTATGAAAATGCCATGACAGACCAGAAGATGTCATTTAAATAGGACTTGTTTTAGGAaatcaaaatgaaataattttaagctttaaatagAATCTTATGCTAAGTTATTGTAGAAAGAGTTTCCACTTGCAATACACTTTaccttaatttaaattttaaattctgtTTGGTTTCCTCTCTCTTCCCCGAATCTGTAAATTAAATCGGAACCAATTCCCATCAATGAATCAATAAAGAGTGTCTTTATTGATCAGCCTTGAAGTAATTCTGTGCTTGATAATTCTTCTAGAATCTGTAGAACATCTCCCCGCCATTCAGAAGAAGCCTACGTCAAGCTAGATTTCAGAAAACTATTTACGATGAGCTTGCTCTTTATTCGCAGTGACACCACTGCACCCTGTTATCAGTCCGATAAGACCGAGCTGTATTTATAGACTTTGCTAAATGCCCTTTAATTACGGCGAGCTTTCATGTTTTTCGTCAGAGTAGAAAAAGCTCACTTGGACGGCGTCCGCGGTTGTTTATCaccaaaacatatatattatatagtagATGGGGGCGACCCACGATCATCGGTCAGATGAATTTAAATACGCAATATTGTCAATACCCGACGACTTAGTAGAAGGCGTCCAACGCATTGGCAGACGTGGCGAATATCTGATAGATACTTTTATCGCCAAATTTAATACGGATATAGATAGATAGCGGGCAGAAATATGTGCTCGACGGGCCCCTTCCCGGTCATATCGGTTGAAGGTCGCCACGATTCGATTCAAGTTAAAAGCCAACATGTACTGccatttttttccagtgcatTCAATTAATTTCGATGGCTATATTTGGTTATTCAATGACTGCTTCGTTTATTTGCTACGTCcgtttttcggtttttcgctttttttttgttaattttttgttttgcatcAATAACAACTTTAAGTTAGACATTGACAAGACATTCGAAAATATTACTGCTTATGTATTTTTTGCGTGTGTGTTTGGATCGAGTCTGCTTTGGCAATAGAATATGCATATACGCGACAAGCAGGGCGACCTCATACTCATATCATGTTCTCCACCTGCCTGGTCACTGCTCCCCACCcagccatcatcatcagtccTTGAATTAGCTAGCAAGCGATTTCCGCATCGCCGCCACTCCTCCCGGCCTTAGTCATTGTAGCTGTAGCGCTGCTTCACAGTGCGATACTTCTTGAGCGAGTAGAGGGCCTCCACCTCCTTGGCCAGGTAGCGTCCCTGGGCCAGCAGGGCCACGATCTTCTTCGGGTCCTGCTCGTCCTTGTGGTTCATGAAGGCATCGTGGATCTGCTTGCGGAACTTCTGGGGCCCGTTCAGGCCGGGATATTCGCGGCCCAAATACTGCAACTGTGTGGGTGAGAAGGGGGGAAGTGTTAATCATACATGTATGTAGTTTCTAGAAGAGTCGACCTTGAAAGCTCTACTCAGATCGAGGAAACTGGACACCCAGCCCACGTACGTCATTCAAGGGGCAGGAAATTGCAGTTTTCCGCCGCCGACAAAATGTTTACGCAACTGCAGGTGGGGGTGGCGGTTACATTTTTCGGGTATTTGGGGTGGGGGGTGCACGTGGGGGAGGATGCAACTCCGCCGGTGCAACCAACCGGTTGGGGTGTGGAGGAAACTTACGTGCTTGTAGAGGCTAATGACTTTCGAGCGCAGCTGTGACATCACCAGTGGTCAGcggatttgtttgtttgttaaaTGCAAGgtaagaaataattttcagGGAGCTACCCGCAGCTTTTAAGGTGAATCAAAACCAGTGATGTCGCTCTGGCTATCTTGGTATATCGATAAcgataataaaaaatactttcaGTATATACCAGCATGATTTAGTAAAACAGCTGATTAGAGATGGAAGCCGGATTGCTATCGAAAGGATTCTCGCATGCGAGAAATGCGCCCCCTATCGATAAACAGCAATCAGCTGTTACGAAAAGAAGAAGAGCGATGGGTGTTTTCGTCCGAGGCGAAATTATTTTCGTTATTTTCGCGCTAATTAGCAAAAGTTAGTGACTAATTGTAGATTAAAACGCGACCTAAACCGATTGAAACTCTCGCTGTGATAAGGGCGAGCGCGCTGCCTCGATGAAAGCGTGCGAAAAAAGGACCTCGAACCTGAGACACCCGCGACGACCTCCGAAACAAAGTGGGAAAAATCGAACCTTGCGGTGGTGTGTGTggaataataaatttaatttaagagtCTAATGTGCTGCGCTGCCATTATAATATAGCCGAAAATGCCAATCTGTATATGTGCCAGTGTCGGATCAATGAGATTGGGTGCGATCGATAAAAGAAAGTGCGCAGCTTAAGCGGCCAGGCCAGGAGCCTCAAACAACAAAGGCAGGCACACCTAATCCGCCTGCCCCCCACCccctaacacacacacatacacagccCCGAAATCATGGAGGCCCTGGAGGTGGTGGAGGAGACCAGCGACGACAGCTTCCCGCTGGGCTTTCCAGAAGTGGGCACCTGGAACAGCACCCATAATGTCGCCTTCAATGACATGAATCTGGATGCGCGCATGGTAAGGAACTGGCTATGGCACTGCGACTGGGAGGGCACATAATTTGATTAATACGTTGTGGAATGCCGTTGCCAGTGAATCAACCGACCGGCTTAGTCACTTATCTCCAcaaagagagagagggagaggtGGCGGGCGCAGGCAAGTGGCGACTTCCAATCAGCGGGATTTGGTCATTGACACACGCTGCCTTCCCCCCAGCCCAGTCCGCCCCACTTTTTATTGATAACACAAagctactactactacttcTAGCTTTTAATGCTGATTGCGTTATAATCGAAGCCCTTTTGGGATCAAAGATATAAAGTTGATGAGCTAGCAgtaatgtattttttaagtttaaaattgtgtaataaactttaaaataataaacagacCCATCTCCCTCCTCTCCAGAATCCTCCTCTATCTGATAAGTGTTTCAAGGCTATTTCCTGCTCTATTTATCTGAAAAAGGAAAGGGAAGTTATGGGAGCGAACTCACAGATAAACGTACTTCCAGATATTTACATTCCGAGATACTTTTCAAGGCTGCCTCGCtccatttaatatttttgcaaaGTTTGTAAACAAAAGTCGTTCATTGGGGTGTTGATTACTCACTTGGAGGCACACCTGCGGATCGGTGGAGTGGTTTCCTTCCAACAACTGCCGGCCCCCTATCGGGTTGCGATACTAAAAATGAAACATTTTCTCCCCAATCTGTATTTCGCTGATAAGTCTGGAAATTGTAGTCTCTTTTTTGGCTCAAGATTTTCGCACAAAATTGTGTTTGTTTATCGGACtttgttttcttaaaaacaaCCATGACCTGCCATAAAAAAAGCATCTTGGTGCCGGCAGTTCGCTGACCCCTTATTTggttgggattttttttaagttcagATAAAATTCCATCGAGATCTGGGCTTCGAAGTATGCAGAgcatttaaggggttatagcCAGTTGCAAGacccaaaaaatgaaaaatttttaagcttTCTTGTGAAGGGAACTTAAGATGGTTCAAgacaattattatttatttaagtagTAGCCAATTTTAGAAAGATAGTAGCATGTCGGTActgtaaaaatatattcttattcTAATTCTGTATCTGTTATAAGAAACGTCTTAGAAAAGATCTCTTTTTTGGCGGTTTGGAATATCCAATCTCAATAATTCGATTTGTTCTTAAAAATAAGATTGTTCttaagaataaataaatgcaggCAATAAACGAAACATTTAAACAAAttctaattttaaacaaaatggaactttgaaaaaaaatttcatttttggctgaaatttttcaataaattgtcaaaaataataattaaaaaaattttttttgtataaattccGTTAATCATTACCTCGGTAATATATCCAAGAAGATTGGCTACAAATTTTAAACTGATCAGGTTatccccttttttttaaatcgtgATCACCGACTTTACAAACACTGTTTTAAGAAAAACGCGTGAAAATGTTCATCCGTCGTAACAGAATtggctaaaattttgaaaattttgtatttaaaaaaaatataaatatcgaaaaatagagaaaaatgGTTTTGTCTTCAAAAGCTCATAATTTAAgagtttttttctttattttgctACCACGGATGCTGAAAAGTGTACAGATTAGGGACATATTCGTCATATTCGGACTCTACGACGTCCACCATGATGAGTTGCCACCGAAATGACTTCATTATTGGGAACTCCCCCTTTGTTTTAATCACCCCAAACAAAATTGTGTAGCTTCAATAAAATGTGCTCTACAACTGGATTAAATTTCATTCTCATACCTATCATACTTTCCATGAGAAAAATTCAGAAATAGAAGGCAGGCCCAACAAGGTAGAAACCCCTCCCAAAACCTAACAAAAATATCGATTTCTCGAAAAAAAGGGATAACTTTATCGGTCTGAAATATGTTCACAATCTTCTTGAATATATTCCACAGGTAATGATTGAaggaatttattttcaaaaacccCCCTTAATGTAtcgaaaatattaataaaattaaatagaaaagaatttttaaataatgattttttttttgattttttgagaATCCTAACTGCGTATAACCCCTTTAATGCCTTCAGTTCGCTGCCCCCTTATTATATTTGGATTTTCCAATTTCAGATAAGGTATAGTTCTATAACATTTCTTGTTCTCCAAGCATTCAGGTcatcaaaattcaaattcaaaatatgtatcattaaaaaaaatagtttataacatttgtgattttttcacaatgtttttattttctaaaataaatcgTCACAGAATCAAAGTATTACTGGAAGAGGGGCAGTCAGTATCACACATAGTAGCCTTATGAAAAGCCATCCGAAAGCAGTCCAGCAGTTTGAAAGCAGAATCTGTGAGAGGATTAGTGTCACCCAGGCAGAGCTCCAAATCGGCCAGTCAGTCACATTCCTTGCCTAGATTTTATCGAAAACAGTCTAGTCGCAAAGCCAATGATCAAAATTCAcacaatttaatatttaaatttaatattttaagttaaaaatttagtttgttttttttttcgagaaAAGAAAGCGGGGAGAGAAGCCTTTTCCTAGGATTCTAGGACCCATTCGCGATAGGAGAGTCTGAAGATTAGAAGGACATAGACATGCATACTCTGCGGATGCAGATCCACAGCCTGGTGATGGGCCAGAGCTTCCTGCGGCGCCATCTGCGCCGCtccagcggcagcagcagcctcCCTGAGGCCGCCTTTCCCGGGGACCAGGAGGAGATCGGGCCGGAGGAGGACGAGAACGCGATGAAGCCACTACCGATCCTGCGCAGCCGCCAGACCGATCTCTTCTACCTGCCGGACTGCGTCGGTCCGGACTATCAGGGACTTGTCCAGCCAGAGGACCAGACGATGGCCAACCTCTTCTATCCGGAGGGGAAGCGCCTGGAGAAGAGGTTGGCCGGATTCGGTGGCAATCTTTGGCCCACCGACATCTGCGTGGGGCCCTGCCCCAAGCTGCTGACGCCCAACCTGCGGCGTCTGTTCCGGCACCCCAGCTCCCATTTCTGCAGCTCGATGAACTTCAGCATGCTCGGACTGCGGTACCGAGGCTTCGACCGGGCTCTCGCCCTGCGCGCCTTCATGTTCCTGGCCGGCTACAATGTCCGGGAAATGTTGCGCTACGGCTTCTGGGCCGACTTCGTCAACCCGCAGACTGGGCGCGCCGAATTTCGGGGCTCACTCTCTGCCCCCCGGACCAGCTGCCCCGAGGCGGAGGCCCTCAGCAAGGGCTTGGACCTGTTCAATGCCAACGGGTGCACGGTGATCGAGGAGGCGAAGGGCGACCATTTCATCGGCACCATCTTTACGGACATGCCAGTGAAGGTGTTGGAGTTGTGGTGCTCGTAGAGTCGTGGACCTCATCCACCCCCAcgctgctgcagttgctccTTTTCTTGTCCCTGTTGTGTGTCTGGAAAAATTCTCGTAGTAATGTTTTAAATCCTTTCGATCCTGCCAAGTAAATCTCAAGTTAAATCTcaggcggaggaggaggagttaAGGACATAAAGGATCTTCGTataattgttgtttttgtaatttttggaTAATATATGGCAGTATTTTAAATCCCAAAGGGCAGGACTTTATTGACTTCCAACTAGGGGGTGGGGGTTTATCCTTTAGAGAACCTATCTGACCATCCATCCTGATTCCAGATATGGCTGCTCGCATCCCTGCTCACCACCATCACCTGGGTGACGTACATCACCTTCTACAACTCGCGGGTGATCGGCATGCTGATCACCAAGATCGCCAACCGGTGGTTCATCAAGGGGGCCTACTTCAAGATCGGCTCGGTGGCCCTCAACCCCCTGGCTGGCAAGATCATGTTCCGGGACTTTGTGTACATCACCTACGACTACACTGTGCGGGCGCAGGACGGATACTTTATATTTCGTTGGTGGCGCTCCTACGTCCCCAAGGATGTCTCCGAAGGTGAGGAGCTACCCAGGCACTAGTGGGAGTCTATAATTAATACTCTTCCCATCCCGCAGATCTCTCGCACTCGGACACTCGGCTGTCGGTTCAGCTGAATGGCTACGAACTGCACATCTACAACAGATCCGATCTGTACGACACGCTGGAGAAGACGTTCGGCCTGGAGCCCTCGCTGCTGATACCCACGGACGTGGCCAGCACCGAGGAGCGCAACAAGCTCAAGGAGCACCACATGAACCTGGAGAACGCACGCCAAAGCCAGCGCATCCAGAACGTCAAGAACTCGGAGGCCATGCAGGCCACCACATGGCGGGACCTGATCCCCGTCATCAAGATCGACATCTGCTCGGGACGCTTCGTCTTCGGCAACCGGCTGACGCCGACCACTCTGTCCATTTCCGTGGAGGAGGCCCGCTGCACGTACAGCACCAAGCCGGCGGTCTGCCGGCTGGACCACTTCATGCACTTCGTCAAGGCCAAGGTGGAGAACGCCAAGGTGCTCTTCTGCCCGAGTCCCAAGTACACGGGACTGATCGACGAGCCGCCCCGCTACATGGGCGAGGGATTCGTGGTGATGATGTCCAACCAGATGGACCTCTACTTCTACATGGACGAGCCGGGAGTGGTGCCCGAACAGCCCGTTCAGATTGTCCTGCCCAACGGGGACGTGGTGGAGCCATCGCCACCGGTTTGGGGCATCAATGCTAGGTGCCTAAAGGGCACGGACTTCAGCTATGGACCGTGGGCGGATCGGCAGCGGGACCACCTGTACAAGTACTTCTACCCATCGGACTGGAAGGAGGCGGAGGTGACACCCACACCCCAGCCCGGAGAATTGCGCAGCTATCAGTCCTTCGATGTGACGCTCTGCGTCCTGAACGAGGCCACCATCGACATACTGTTCTCCAAGGAGAAGGAGACCAATGCCATGCACATAACCGTGGGGCCCGCTTCGTACGTGGAGGTGACGATACCCTGGGTCACCCAGCCGGATGGCTACACCTCCAAAATCCAGGGCCAGCTCTTCCACGTGGAGGCCACCACGTCCCTGCAGTACCGCAGCCTGGCCGAGTTCGAGTCCCTGGAGTACAAGGTGCGCATCCACTACCCGACCAAGTGGAATGCGCCCCAGGACTGGAACATCTCGCTGTCCGGCTGCAAGACGAGTGCGTTCATCGTCTACAAGCACAAGTGCTTCTTCCAGGACCTCATCGAGGACTGGGCGAACAAGGCGCGCCCGGACATCCTGAGCTTCGTGCCCTACACCTGCAACTTCAGCATCCGGCTGAACGAGTTCGAGATCCTGATGCTCTGCAACGAGTACAACTGGATCGACTGCAGCAGCGCCAACCAGGAGAACAACCACCTGGCCTTCTGCGGCGACGTCTTCGAGATGAGCTTCGCCCTGCCCTTCGACGACTTCCTGCCCAAGACCGTGACGCTGAAGTTCTGGATCCACGGCGAGGGCTTGGACCTAAGCCTGTACGTGCCGGAGGTGTCGACGGTGCGGCCCATTGTCCTGGCCATTGACGAGAACGCAAGACTGCTGACCCGCGAGGGCAAGCTCATCCGGCGCCCGGAGCTCTACGAAAAGAAGTGGCGCAAGATCTGCCAGCGCTCCGCCGGCTGGATCGACTGCTGGGCCGTGCCCATCCTGGCGCTGTCCATTCAGTACGTTTACCATCCAGTTCCGCCGCTGGGCCCTGATCCCCAGGCGGATATCACCACGCCGGAGAAGGAGGAGATACTCCTCAGTCCCATGCGAATACCGAAGGTGAGGAAGTCCCCGGTGAGCAGCTGGCAGCAGCCTCCCGAGCAGTACAGCAACTTCGATCCGGGCACCCTGCCGGCGGATCACGTGACCGTGGAACTGGAGATCGGTAGCTCCGTGCTCATGGCCTACGGCAACGTCCTGCGCAACTTCATCAACCTGAAGGAGAACATTTTCGGCGAGGACCAGAACTTCACGGACATGGAGCAGTCGAATGTGAATACCAAGGAGCCGGGGGCCACGCAGCTGAATCCCAAGGACCAGCTGCTGGCCAAGGAgaaggagctggccaacaaGTCCATTTCGGAGACGCAGGCTCCGGAGGAGAAGCGCAAGCCCTTCGACCCGCGCCTGTATCGCCCGCTGGAGGTGATGGTCTCCGTGATTGTCCACGACATCCAGGCCCATGTGATGAAGAACTGCAACGACGACGACCCGCCCTGCCCGGTGGTGCTGATCGAGAGATTCGGGTTCGAGATGAACAAGCGGTACCACGAGACCACCCTCCAGGTGCTGGTCAGTCCGTCGTATCTGCTGGCCTCCGATTGCCTGCAGCGCTCGCAGCGGGAGCAGCACATCAACCAGGGCCATCTGCTCCTCTCGGCCGTTCAGGTGCGCGGCCATGCCATGTTCAGCAACGAGGGCTGTGCCCTGGACGAGGACACCCTCGAGTACTCCTGGCTGGTGGAGGTGCAGCTGGGCAAGCTGACGGGAAAGCTGACGCTGCCACAGCTGGTGAACGTGGTCACCGGGCTGGAGACCCTCATACTCCTGGCCATCGATCCGGAGAACTGCCTGAAGTCCCCGAAAACGGTCAGAAACTGCCACCACGGAGTGCCGAGCAACCTGTGCCCCCAGACCAAGGAGGAGAAGAAGTACAAGTGCCCCTCCTCGGAGGACATCAAGTACAAGATGACCCGCGTCTCTGTGGACGCCGTGGACGTGTACCTCATCGAGAGCGGCACCGCCCTGCATGCCTGGATCTCGCCCATCCGACTGGCCAACTGCAACCTGCACGGCCAGAGGGTGAAGTCGGGCATCTCTGGCCTGCTGCCGTCGATCCTCCTGCGGTTGTTCATGTTGCACACCACCAATTCTTCCTTCAACACCAACACCACGGGCAGCAATCGCTCGGGAAAAGTGAGGCGAGCCCAGGACCAGGACTCCCTAAAGTCGCAAGACGCCGGAGGATCTCATCATGCCACGCACGGCAAGCCGGGCAAGCGCAGCTCCAACTCCTTCTCGCGAAGGGACTCCCGGGAGGATGGCACTCGGAAGTTGAGGGATAGTTTCTCGGAGGCGCAGGCCAAACGCACTCCGGACACTGCCGAGCTCTGCGAGAACTGGGTGGAAGTGGGCTGTACGTCCCTAGGACCGATTCTCCTGGAGGGAGCCTCCGCCCTGCCCATTCCCGATCACGAACTACACCTGGTCCAGCACAAGTAAGTGGAGGAagggatatattttttaatattttaagctGATCTTTCGTGACTCTTTAGCTTCCTGCGGGAGCACGATGCCAAGTTCAAACGCTTGTGGTTCCTGTGGTCCCACAACGGCAGTGCCCTGTCCTCCGGCAGCGAGATATCCCGATGCGGCTGCATTGGTGGCTGTGTCTTCTTTGGCAGCAATCGGAACGGCCAGAAGTTCTTCAAGCCCACGGCCCAGGATGTCCACGACAACTACAACATAGCCCGATATTTGTGAGTATCCAGGATTCTCCATATAGAGGCTTGACGTTAATCCATTCCTTCCCATAGcatcatcaacaacaacaaggactTTGGCTTCGGCGAGAGCATCCTGCACCAGGGACAGCTGGTCTTCCACACCCCGCCCTACAGCCTCCACTGCGTTTCGCTCTACGACTCGGCGGACTTTAACGGAAAGGGTCGCCTCTACAGACCGGCTGGCGATCTACGGAACGGTAGTCTCAAGAAATCGGAGCTCTGCTCTCTGCCAGATGGCACCCGGTTCAAGATTGGAGCCAGCGGCACAGGTGGAGTGGAAAAGCCGGAGGTAAGCAGCCGCAACAAGTCCCGGGAGAGCATTGGATCGCCCAACACTCTGGAGAGGAGGAGCAAGCGGTATCCCTGTTCACGACAGACCTCCGTGGAAGTGCCGTACGCCCGCCTGCTGGACAGTCCCTCGAAGAAGCTGCAGATGCAGCACGAGGCTGCAGCTGGGGACACCGGAACAGGAAACCGGCGCGGATCCGACTCGAACAGACTGCGCGTTTCGCCGCCAAAGACCAGCATCTCGGACTCGCGGCTCACTGGAGATGTCCTGGACGATGAGCAGGAGGTAGGTCTAAGGACCTCAGCCCTGAAGATCACCATTTCTAATAACTCTTTGAATTTGAAACAGATTCCCGACGAGATGTCGCACTCTGCTCCGCACTCGCATCCCCTGGAGTTCGAGATCGCAGACATTGCCCTCCACTCCCAGGGATTGTGCGACCACCTGCCCAGAGAGGTGCAGCGCACCATTTCGCTGACGTCGGAGAATCCCTCAGAGATGTTCTTCTCCGCCGAAGAGGACATATCGAATGTGATGTCCCAGCGGGGCTCGATGAAGCAGCGGAACAGTGCCAACAGCGGCTCCGTTGTGCTGTCTGGCAAGAAACGCTTCTCCTCCGACTTGAGGTGAGTATAAAGATGATATACACCTGGTATATGTGATACTCAATCCTCTTATATTTCAGCATTGGTGCCCAGAACGACAATGGAAGCCACACCCTACCCACATATCGCAGCGACCTGGAGATCCACGCTCCGGATGGCAACAAAACGCTTCCGAAACGGCCTCAGAGCACCACAGAACTGGTAAAGCTGAAAGAACTACCAAGAGGAGTTCTCTTTTTTGTGTATCCACCACCTGTACACCTGTACTCACCTGATAGGTCCAATTACTCATTAAGTTAAGGACACCAGCGCGTTTAGCTTTGCTGCTTTTGA
This region of Drosophila bipectinata strain 14024-0381.07 chromosome 2L, DbipHiC1v2, whole genome shotgun sequence genomic DNA includes:
- the osi gene encoding electron transfer flavoprotein regulatory factor 1; protein product: MSQLRSKVISLYKHLQYLGREYPGLNGPQKFRKQIHDAFMNHKDEQDPKKIVALLAQGRYLAKEVEALYSLKKYRTVKQRYSYND
- the LOC108132303 gene encoding uncharacterized protein, yielding MHTLRMQIHSLVMGQSFLRRHLRRSSGSSSLPEAAFPGDQEEIGPEEDENAMKPLPILRSRQTDLFYLPDCVGPDYQGLVQPEDQTMANLFYPEGKRLEKRLAGFGGNLWPTDICVGPCPKLLTPNLRRLFRHPSSHFCSSMNFSMLGLRYRGFDRALALRAFMFLAGYNVREMLRYGFWADFVNPQTGRAEFRGSLSAPRTSCPEAEALSKGLDLFNANGCTVIEEAKGDHFIGTIFTDMPVKVLELWCS